In the Urocitellus parryii isolate mUroPar1 chromosome 1, mUroPar1.hap1, whole genome shotgun sequence genome, TCTATGGGGAGAACTGAGGAGGAGGCCATCTCTGGTTTAGGGACACTCAGTGGGCCAGGTGGTCTTGGGAAGACCCATTAAGGACAGGCTCTGAAACATAGCCAGCTACGCTTGCCACAGAAGACTCAGCCCCATGTAAATTTGCATACCTCAGAGTGGTTATTTGAGCTTCTAGTTATCACACATCCAACAAGGAAGTGCAGTTGTCTGTACTGAGTGAGGGGACAGTGCTGGCAAGAGCCCTGCAGCCTGGTCTAGCTGCCCAGCCTGCACATGGTTGCTTGGAATGCTGGCTTCAGAACCATTCCCTTAGAAGTAACCTTTAGATCACTACAGCCCTCCTGAGGCTTCCTGGGAAAGTTCCCAAGAACTGTCAGGAGAGGATTTTCTCAGTGCTCTTGCTCCTCTTTCCTCATTATGAGGAGGACCCAGAGTATCAGAGATTGGCTGGGGATGCAGAAAAGACAGCTGGAGATGCAAAGACCATGGTAGGGAAATTTGTGAAGCTCCAGACACCTGTCAAAGGGGTCTGGAACTACAACCATCCAGTGGCTCTGTGGGCCAGCCCAGCTCCTCTTCCCCACCAACCCTTAATCCCACCCCTCCTGCTTGACTCACTGCTGAGAAAGCAGGAGCTACACTTGTCTCCAGGCCCAGAAGACTGGCGTCAAAGCGAGGCCCAGATGGAGTTTGTGGCCCAGCTTTCAGAAGCTGTCTGAACCACAGAGATAGCTATGGCAGGGCCTGGAGGCTTGGGAGTCAGTCTACCTGAAGCTACACTTTGCATATTTACTAGGCAAAATCATCAGGTCACTTCCTTTCTCTGAGCTTCTGGGTCAGTTATTTGAGCACCTGGCCCTCAGGCTCTTGGGGTAGGCAGAAAACACAATGGAGAAGCCATCTTGGGTCCCAGAACAGCAGCCTAGGGGAGGAGAAGACCCAGAGATATTTAGAGGAAATATAGCCTCAAAAACTGCTGTACCAAAGGATCCCAAGTGCATCCACCTGCAAGAAGGTGGGGGGAGAACTCCCGGAATGAGTCAGTGTCTGCTCAGTGTGCACCTTCTCCTCTCTTCACTTCTACCCAGCTCAGCTGCAATCCTGGTCTGGGGCTATCCTCATTCTCCCTCCTTGGGGCTCTTCCCCTACTCTGCTGGTCTTTCCAAGCCTCCACAGGCTTCATTGTAACTGTTAATTTGTTGTTCCATTCTCCCTCTATTAGTTTGTCACAaagatattattattcttttatttattttttaagagattatTCCATGCATCCTTGACTTATTAGTGTCTACCTTAAATTAGTAGTTTTATTGCATCTTGGAGAGTTCAAGGATCTTGGAACATCGTAATTAATTAAACTCCATGACAACTTCAAAGCTACTGTTGTCATGGactttaattatacatatattttaaacacatttttaaatgtcattgtcATCATTATTTCATGTAGTTAAATATTAACTTTGGTTTATCAGCACATACCCCTTTCAAttgctcttcatttctttctgcatATCTATGCTTCTATTTGGAATCATTTCCCTCTGCCTAAAGAGTACTGTGATTTATTTTAGTGTAAGTGAACTGGTGAAAGATTCTGTTTTTGTTGTCTTTATTATTTAAGAATACCTGGATGTAGAATTCTAGGTTAGCAGTTATTTTCTTCTATAACTTTAAAGATGCCATTTCTGAAATTTCACAATTACTGAAAAGCCAACCATAGTATTTAGTGCTGCTGGTTTGAAGGTTTTGTGCCCTTTCTCAGCCTGCTTTAAAGACTTCCTCATTGACTCTGGTTTTTAGCAGTTTTACCTTGATGAGCTTAACCgtggttttctttgtgtttattcttCCTGGAGTTTATTCTGCTACTTGAATCTGTAGCACGCTGTCTTTGATCAGTTTAAGAAAATCCTCAGACTAATTCTCTAAATATTTCTTCTGCCCCATTGTCTTACTTATCTTTGGGATCCCAATTACatggatatttgatttttttccatcagtgtcccatatttgttttatatatttccctgaattttccattttcttttctttccacaaTTCAGTGTAGATACATTCAACTGACCTATCTTCCAATCTATCAATCATTTCATCTGCTaatctataataaataatatattaaccCATCTATTGAATCcttcattttagttattatatctCTAGTTCTAAACTTAAAtctaatgtctttttaaaaataaattcccattCTGTGATAAAATTATCCATCTTGCATTTATTTCCATGTATGTGATAATaaaagtgttttgttgttgttgttgttttgttttgtaccagggattgaacccagaagtacttaaccactgagccacatcaccagtccttttttatattttatgtagagacagggtcttagtgagttgctcagggcctctctaaattgctgaggctggctctaagctggagatcctcctgcctcagtctcccaagtcactgggattacaggcatgtaccactgcaatcggcataaagttattttttaaagtctttgatAATTTCACTATCTGGATCTCTCTTGGAGTGTTCCTTTTTTGAAAGTTGAAGTATGGCTTCTATAAAGCAAAATGTCTCCAGTAAACTAGGAATATAAGGAAACTTGAAAAAGAGCATTGCAAAAAGCCTTCAGCTGACATCATACTTAATGATGAAAAGCAAAATTTTGACACAAAGATAAAGAATAAGACAAAGAGTCCCCTTTTACCACTCTTTTTCAACATTATACTGAAAGTCATAGCTcaagaaataagaaagtaaaagatatatgtattggaaaggaagaataaaatgatcTTAATTTGCATATGACAATTACCTATGCATAAAAtctgaaagaacaaaaaaacaatacCCAACTGTAGAACTAATGATTATGGAAATATTGCAGGATACCAGATTTAAAAACCAATGAACCAGTGGAATCTGAGCTAAAAGTACATATACCATTTATGTCAGCatctatgaaaaagaaatatttaggtaTAAGTCTAACAAAACATGTAAGagatataaaaggaaaactacaaaacagtgataaaagaaatttaaaaagaactaaataaataaacatctcaTGTTTATTCAACATTATCAAGATGTCAGTTCTTTCCACCTTTAGCTATAGATTCAATGCCCAAATAAAAATCCCACCAAGTTATTTTGTGACTGTTGACCAGCTGATTATAAAAGTTTATAGAGAGgcaaaagacccaaaatagccaacaTATTATTGAAGGAGGAAAAACAAGTTGAAGGACGAATACCACCCAGCTTCAAGATTTACTAAAAAGCTacaataatcaagacagtgtggtgtTGGTGAACAAATGGTCAAATAGATCAATGGTACAAAAGCAAAAGCTCAGAAATACATTACATAAATATAGCCAGGATTTTTGACAAAAGAGTGATAGGAATACAATGGAGAAAAACAGTTGTCTTTTAAACAAAAGGTGCTGAGACAACTAAACATATGTATATGCCAAAAAAAATGAACCTAAGACACAGAACTTATacctttcataaatattaattcaaaattgaTCATACacctaaatgtaaatataaaactgtaaaactcctagaagataaTATTGAAGAAAATCTAGATGACCTTGGGTTTAGTAATGATTTTTAAGTATAACACCAAAGGTATAGCCCATAAAAGAAACAGTCGATAAGCTGGACTTCATTAAAGTTTAAAACTTctgctctgcaaaaaaaaaaaaaaaaaaaaaaattgttactagAACAAGAAAACAAGCCACAGactgaaataaaatatctacaaattttcttttttggtgaatGAGTgttatcaaaagaaagaaagaactcttaaaacacaactataagaagaaaaaaacaactgaattaaaaaatggacaaaagatctGGACACCTCACCAAAGAATATAGAAATGGCAAATAATAAGTATATCAAATGATGCTCAAAATCTCATGTCATTAGGAAACTcccatttaaaacatttagataCCACTACTTACCTATTAGCATGATGAAAATCCAAACAGGGATAATgccaaatgctggcaagaatacAGAGCACCAGGGACTcgcattcattgctggtgggaatgcaaaatggtacaactACTTTGGAAGACAGCTTGGAAGTTTCTTATACAACTAAACATACTGTTAATATATCCTATAATTCTGCCCTTTGATATGTACCTAAGATAGTTGAAAATATATCCATATAAATACTAGCACACAGATGTTTAAAGCAACTTTATTCATACCTTCAATTGGTAATTGAATGGATAAATGTACTGGGGTACATCCAGACAGTGTAATATTATACAGTATTGAAAATGAATAAGTTATAGTCATGAAAATACATGGGGGaactttaaatgaatattaataagtgaaagaaaaggcTACATATTGTATGATACTAACTATATAATATTCTAGAAAGAGATAAAACTATGAAGACAACAAAAAGATCAGTAGTTGCTAGAGATTGGAGGAAAAGAAGGATGAATAGGTAGAGCAGAGAGCAGTTAAACTATTCTGTATAAATACCATAGAGCAAAATGTAAAATCACAAACGCCCAATGTAAGTTTTTGTCTATCTGAACGCACAATGTCACCACTGCACTTTGATCATTTCTGAAAAGTCTCTCATGCTGCTTTCCAGTTATGGCTGAATTGAGTCCATCTCAAATTCATTCACTGAGAACAGCTCAATTTCtcaaaatgtgaccttatttgtgGATGGTATTTTTGCAGAGGTAGTCAACAAGGTCATTAAGGTGGTCCCTAACTCAATGTGACTTGCATGCAGAGAGAACACGGTGTGAGCATGAAGGCAAAGTCAAGATCAAGCACCTACAAGCCATGGAATGCCAAAGACAACCAGCAAACCACTAGAAGCTAGGTGAGAGGTGTGGAACAGACTCTCTTCCATACAGCCTGCTGGAGGAACCAGCTCTGGCAAAATCTTGGTCTTGGATTTCTAGTCTCCAGAAATGCTTTTGTTGTTTAAGTCACACAGAGTATGGTCCCTTGTTAGGGCAGCCCTAGAAAACTGATAGACCAGTCAAAATCTCTTTCAGAGGTAATATAATACTCTGATTTCTGTCACTTATGGGTTAGGTTTGTCTGTCTTATACTTTATATTTATAGAATCATATATGccttttgttcctgtttttttgTTCCATGtgttttgagatttatttatttatttatttatttattttgtaactctAGCTTATTCTCTTCTGTATTGCTCTGTAATGcttcattttatgcattttatacaatttccttgccagtttTTCTcttaatggacatttgggttgttggCAGTTTTTCATTAGTGAAACAAAGCTTCTATGACCACTTGTTCAGATCATTTTGTGAACCTATCACTGAGGCTATTTCTGTTGCCTGTTTTTTCTCttatggtctctctctctctctctctctctctctctctctctctctctctctctctctctctctctcatatttcaGAATGcctggtaatttttaaattaatcatggAACATCATTAATGAAAAATTGTGGCAGCCCGGTAAGATATTAACTTTGTCTAGTGGGGATTTAATTACCTTCCAACAGGCAGTTAGAGGAGGAAGATGGAGATCATTTGGGGTTGGGCCTCAGTCGTCTTTAGGTTGGGTCTTCTTTGGTTTTCCCTTAGTTCTATGTCCTATGGGTCTCAATAGAAAGCCTGGGTGTTTAACAGGGCCCTTCTTCCTTGGTCCTGAACTCCAATTTTGGTCCACTCAGTGCTGTGAGACTCCCTAAGCCTCTGCTTGACTTCATAGTCTTTTAGCACTTGCTTTTACATGGGGGTCTCAGTTTCTCATCCCACCCACTTTGAAATCAGCACATGACTCGACAATAAAGAAGAAGAGCTCCATTCTCTGTGGTTCTCTTCTTCCCGGGGCTCTTGACCCTCTGCATCCTGAGCTCCAGTGTTTGTCTCCTCTGTCCTGCAAGACTCTCAAGAGTTCTCAAATGCCACTTTCTGTTCAGTTTTTAGCCCCAGTCATTTTTAAACCGGCAAATGCCCCACAGGGAAGAAGGCTAGTATGTGAGGCTTAAGTGAACAGGTTTCTCCTCTCCTGGGTTCTAGCCATCTGTTGCTCTCCAGTGCCTTCAGCATGTATAAATGTTCTTGGTGAGAAGGTACCTATAACCACCTCTTTTGGATGGAGCTTCATCATTCAAGTTGGCTCTCATTCATTGAGACTGCTCTGAGCCAGGCACCATACCTCAGGCACTTTaatgctttttctcttttcttttctgaatactCACAACAGTCTTCTGAAATAGATATTCTGACCACTCCCATTCCATAGGTAGAAAACACAAGGCTCTGAGAGATGAAAAGATTTAACCATAATTCTATGTCTTTAATGAAGACATAAAAGGTGAATCAAACATAACTGAGGCCAAAGCCCAGACCCTTAACTGTTAAGCACCCAGCCTCTTGAGTCTGACCTTGAGGTCAGGACTAGCCCCAGGCCTCCCACCTCCGGAAAGCCCCCCCATTGCCATCCTTCCGTAGCAACCACTATTTGTGCCTGAGTCTCCCTGAGCCCCCAGTGGCGGTGCTGACATCCCAAGCATATGGGCAAGCCTCCCTGGCACATCTGGCAGAGTCCTGGGCTTGCAGGAACACAGGGAGATAGTGGGGAGGAGGGAACTCGGGCAGGAGCCTGCACTTAATGCTTTGGGCACTCCAAATGTAGATACAGTTCCCATCTCTGGGGGAGCTGATTGCCTAGGAAGCCTGAGTGGTGGTATCACATTGGCTGCAGCAGGTAAGGATGGATGATTATGGCTGGAGTTCTCTGTTTTCCCATTAGTTACTAAGCAACGAACCAGAGTGAAGGCAGGACCTAAGTGCTTAGAATAGAAGAAGCAGGCAGAAGCGTCTGTCAGAGGCCACATGGGTTACTCATGAGGAGTGAGTaagcagagggctgggggcagTGAGGTGGACCAGGCACCTGCTGGCTGATTGGGGTGGCCCACCTTGCACCCTTCAGCTATAAACACTGAGAGGTCCCAAGATAGCCAGGGTCtgatgggagaaagaaagaacattgcGGCTGACACATTCTGGGGCTTGTGCTTGGCACAGATCTTCCTGGAGCCTTGATTCCCCCTGCATCTGATGGGCACATGTCTTTGGTCACCTTGGCAGGGTGGTGGGTAACAAGGGTGACATGAACACATTGGTGGACTGTGACGAGCCATGCCACATGAGAGGTCACCACTGCCATGACATTCATTCAGAGCCCAAAGTTGTGGGTGGGCATCCACCTTGACATTTTCTAGACTGCTTGCAGATCAATAGAGCCAGGAGGAGTGGGCATTAGAGACATCTTTCTTGATGCTCTGCAGGACAGGCCACCTTATGTAAGtggcctttctctctctgctgcaCCTCACCTTTTCCTGAGAACCTTTGGAGACTGCCACATTGCTTACAGCTTCCTTGGCTAAACTCTGTCCAGCCAGAATGAGCTCCTCATGCTGTGGGAGCTCCCTGCCAGTGGCCATCTGTCCACCCACAAAGATCTCCTTTCCAACACACCTGAGCTGCTTTCACCCCACTTAACATCCAGGGGGGAAGGAAGCTTGTGGACACTGAGGTTGTGGTGGTAGGAATGTTGCAACCCAGGAGGGAACCCCACCTTTCAGCAGGCCCCTCCTAGAAGGGGTCCCAGACTGGGATTTTCCAACTCCAGGCAGTGGATTAGTTACACttctgcaaatgaaaactacacttTAATTATCTTTCCTAAGGAGAATAAGGAAGAAAGCAACAAAACCGAAACATGTTCTGACACATCATGATACTGAACCACAGCCATAAGAAGCGTCCCTGGTCTTGCCCCACCCCAGACCCACTTCCTCGAGAGAGCTCACAGATGCAGGGCTAATGCAGATGAGGCCCTGGCCATAAGGTAAGTGGAGGTCAGAGGGACTAGAACCCTCAGGGAGGCTGGGAGATGCGATCCTCACCAGACACACACTCCAGAGTGTCTTTCTAGACAGGAGGGCTGGGTTTCCACTTCCACAGACCAGCCAGGATCCAGGAGACCTTTGACTGTCCCTTCAGGGCTCCGCTCTGATGGGTGACTTCTGTCAGCTCTGGATCACTCAACAGAGCAGAGTATGGTCACACAGAGTGGCAGTGAATCCTTTCTGAGAGATTCTTTCGGGGTCTTCATACCTTGGGATTGGTTTCTAGAAGTGAAGTATGAGTTTCTGGTTAAATCTGAAGGCATGGCTGCCCATCCCAGCTGTCCTGGAGAAATGTGGGCAGAAATACTGTACACTAGCTAAAAGGGGTGTCCCAAGAGGCCTAGGCCTTGCTGTTAGACTGGAAGGTCAACATTAACCTAATACATCCAAAAGGCAGGAGGTACAGATGGTTGGGCACAAGGAGAGACCAGGATTCTGTACCATCCAGCACAGGCTCCTTGTCCTACAGCTCTTGAGGATTAGTCTACTATTTGTGGTGTCTTGGGACCTGACTTCACTAGTGTGGGCTTCTTATTTAGTCCAGATGTGCCTTAGACACTTGCTCTGGCCAGGTGCTGTCTGTACTGGGTAATGGGACACAATCTACCTGCCCTTGGGAGACCTCAGGGAGATAGGAGAGGAGTTCAAGGAAGACAGGACAAGGGCTTACAGAACTCAGGTATGAAATACAAAATGCAGCTGGTGCCCCAAAAGGGATTCTCCCTTTTGTGGTTGCCAGATGACAATTGGGATCACCTTccccaggccaaaaaaaaaaaaatactcatagaAGAGGAAGCCTTTGAACCTGGTCTTGAATAATAAGGAGCATTTGGGATGGAATATGGGTATGTGAAGTGCTGGAGAGTTTGTGTTCCTCAAATCCATGCAGAAACAAAGCTGATCATTAGAGGTGGCTTTATGGTATGTGTCAATGAGTTTCTACAGGAAAAATTCCTGGAGATGGAGTGTGGGACAAAGGATGTGTGCATTTCTCACTGTAGTAGACATTGCGGACACCTCCACTGAGCGCCTCTGGGTTCTTCAGCGAGTGATCTCTTGGCACTCTCCACCTTTTGCATCAGCATCTGCTTTCTGCTCAGAGGTGAGGATGGGATGCTCATCCCCTTCACAAGGGAGAAGTGCCAAGTATCGTGCCCAACCTACAGGAAGTGCTTAGAAGATGCTTGCTGTCCTTATTCTCCCTTTCTGATACCCAGGACCAAATAGGCTGCCCTCACCTGTGTCCTGCCACACCTCCAGAGCTAGGAGCACTATCTCCTCCTCCAGCTGGATGCTCCTAAGGAGAAGGGTAATTTGCATCTGCTGATCCACAAAAACTGATTCGGTGCCAGGCTTAAAGGAAGGCTCAGGGAGGGTTTGTTGTGTGATTGCCAGATAGAAAGATGGTGTGGACTGTCTACTCCACTCTTCCCATGAAGTGGGACCAAATTATCTCCAAATGCTAGTCCACCAAAACCCCACCCTGACAGGTGGTATGCCCCATTTGCTGCATGGGAAGATGGACATACTCATAATACAGAAAACAAGACTCAGAGAGGATAGGTGGCATGTCCTACTGTCTAAACACCAGAAGACATGAAGCTAGCACTAAACTCAGTTCTGCAACCTTGACTCCATCTTGGGTTGGGCAGAATCCATGAACATGTGTTTTTGATTAGCTAAATGTGGCTGGGGACAGGGGGTCTCTGAGGTGAAcaggctgtgtgacctcagggagCCACAGAGGTGTGTCTCTTTTCCATCCTCTCAGGAGCTCATCCATGGAAAGTTCTCTGACAGTCCTGCGGGTAAGCCTGTACCACCCCACACTGGGCACTGCCGCCTTCATCAATGTCCCACTGGAGTTGCAGCATGACACCAGCCCACTGCTGATTGGCCGGGGACATGACACCCACCTCCAACTGCAGTTGCCCCACCTTTCCCGCCGACACCTGTCCCTGGAGCCCTACCTGGAGCCCGGCAGCACTCTGCTGGCTTTCTGCCTCAAGAACCTGAGTCGCAAGAGCTGTGTGTGGGTCAATGGACTGCTGCTGAGGTTCCTGGAGCAGGTCCCCCTGAGTGTCACCAACAGGATCTCCTTTTCCAATATCCAGATGACTATCCACATAGAGAGAGGCACCTCCCTTGAGGCCTTTGTCTGCTGCTTCCATATGAGCCCCTCACCCCTGATTTACAGACCCAAGGCCGAGGAGACAGACGAATGGGAAAGCATCCCCCAGGGGCAGCCCCTCCTGGGTTCAGAGGAGCGAACTCCAGTTCACCTGGGGCTCTCTACATCCCCTCCCAGACTTGGAACAGCCCACTGCAGTCAAGCCCTGGAGGAGGAACAGAAATATAGCTCTAGAGGGAGCTGCCAGACACTGCTCTCTGCTAGCCCTGCTGCTGAGAGCAAGCCTTGCTGAAACAGGGCTTGAAATATTTGAGCTACATCATGCAAAGTTGACATGGAAGGTTGACATTCGAGGCATGCTGACTGCCTCACTTATAATGAACCAATTCTGCAAACGCTGAGCAGCCAGGGGGTGGAGAAGCACCCTCTGTGGCTAGAAGTAATGGGAACTTCATATACTTTTAGAGGCCCTGAGGGGTTCTGGGGAGACTCTCTCAGCATTTCCCCACATTCCCCGCCTTGTCTGACTAGGAGTTACTTTATGTTGCTCATTTCGCACACTGCATAAGAGGAGGAGTTTGAGGTTGCAGCAAGAATGCACGGACACATGTAGCAATTACGTTTGTGGTAGCTTGGGGTTACCTTCAGCTTTCAAATACCCACAGGCACTCAGGGCTTAGGGAAGCCTGGGTTTAATAAACTGCAAGTATTTCATTAAGCTGGCATACCCAATAGGATTCTCTGATCCCCATCTGGGCCACGTGAACGCCACGTTGTCATGcggaggtgggggtgggaaacCTAGAAGAGGTGAAAGAGGAAATTGGAAAGGTAGAGGCTCACATTTCTGGAAAGATGCAGGCAGAGCTCAGTACTTCCAGGATGGGAGCCAGGAGCTGGGCCTGCCTGGAAATCCATTGTCACCGCTGTTACCATGGCCTTCCTCATCCTCACACTCTCCCATTCTCTGTTACTTCTGGATCAAAGCTTTGGCCAAACCAAGAGCAAAGAAAGGTCTTCAGAAAAAGGTGGTTTCCCAGAGCAAATGGGCTCTTTCAGGACTAATTCTGCAATGGGGACATTGTGTTAGAATTCAGTTCAGAAGTTGTTATACTCAGATGTGTCATTTATCAATGGGCGGAGGTAGTCTTTCCAAAAAAGGGACTGATAAGGATCTGGGCAGGCCAAAGGTGGGAGAAGGCCTCCGTGAACTGGGGGTGCAGCCTGCTGGCAGCCACTTGCCACGCTATCCTGGGAGTGTGGACTAGAATCAGTGTCCATCCATGTAATAGAGGGTGGGACCTACAAACTCAGATGGTCACCATGGTCCAGGGTATCCAAGATGCTGTACCCACTGTGACATGTGTCTGTGGGCTCTGTAACCACTTCTGACTTTTGCCATTTCCCATCAAAGAAAGACCCTTTTGCACCCATGACAGGCCGTAGGAGGTTCAACTCTGCTCCCAGACCCTTAGCCTCTTCCCCCTGGGGAAGTTAGAACTGGACAAGACCCAGCCATGCCTTTGCTTGGGAAGCTTCCCCTCCCTTGGAAATTAGAGCCACAAGGCAGAGGAGAGCATGGTCTGCAGGGAGGGGACTGATTCATGCTGTGAACAACCCCTTGGGACTGTTCTTCTCTCATTTATTCAACTTTCATCAAGCACCCGCCCCCTTTTGCCAGATGTGTACAAAGCCCCAGAAACTAGCACTGAACAAGGCTGACAGTCTCTGCTTCCACAGGCTCAGGAAGACTATAGGTTACTTACATGGGTTCAGGAGCTAGTGACTTCCTTATTTGATCACCACCGTTGATTGGTGCTCTAGTCactgtattttctctctcctccagcTGGACATATTATTATGGACTCACTACTCTGCTGGGTGCGGTGTATATTGCTTTATCCAACCTCACAGCATTCCAGATAGGTGATGAATTGTATTAACCacattttacaagtgaggaaactgaggcttcaaAGGTTAATTATCTTGCCCAACCCTACACCATTTACGAACTGCATGATCTTGGGAAAGTGACTTAGACTGTTTTTGCCTATATTTTTCCCTCTTGAAAATAACATGCAAAGTGCTTTGTGCCATGCCTGGTACACAGTAGGCATTCATAAGGGTCAGCCACTGTCATGGGACCTGAGAGAAAGAACTCAATAGGTATAAAGTTGAGGGCTCACTGCAAACCTGCAGCTTAGGAAGATGTGAACCCTGGCAGGCTGGCTCCCCGAACCCAAAGGCTTATTGCTTTCTGTGATTCCCTGATGGAGGGTTTGGTTTTAGCCCTGGACCTTTGAGTAGTCAGGAGGGAATTTTGACCTGTTTTTGCATCATAAGGCCCAGTAGCCAAGGTTTACAGAACAAGAAACACCTTGCTGGGGCTGGCAAGAAATGGCCACGCATAGTTTGATCTTATGGAGCCCATTGTTTGGAACTGCTGATTCTAAAGGCAGCAATGATCCCTCACAGACTGAAATGTGGCCCAAATGATGCATTACAGAGCACCTCCCACCTAGGGAAACAGAGGCCACAACTAGAGATTAGACATGAGCATCAAAGACAGAAGACAGCAAGCTGGTGGGAGCACTGGGGTCCCCGGGTGCAGCTTCCTGACTCCTTGGAGAACTTTGAGACAAGCTGCTGCCACCGAGAGCCCCTCTCCAGGGCCTCAGTGAGGGTTCTCTTCCCTCTAGAAATGAGCAAACCTACCCTGCTGCGGTTCTCCAAGAGAGGGCAGCCCACTTCCTCCATGGCAGACTCTGCGACTTGGGTCTTTGGAATGAAGAGTCTATGAGCCCCTTGGGGACCCAGGATGCACTGAACAGCAGGCTGAAGAATCGCAGGCCAGACACAGGATGGGCGGGAGCCAGGAAACATCTGGTTTGCTGTTTCAGACTCTACCAACTCACGAAATCTCCCCAGGAAACTCACACTTTGCTTTTTACTAAGTTTTCAGGACAGCAAAATTCTGCCCATCCTAGGCTCCACTTTTCTTGAATAGATCCTTGACACCCAACCCCTCTCTCctcacagctggaattttcagacCGGCTTCGGGCCATCGGGCTATACACTTGACACCACTTCCCTTGCGGC is a window encoding:
- the Tifab gene encoding TRAF-interacting protein with FHA domain-containing protein B, with protein sequence MESSLTVLRVSLYHPTLGTAAFINVPLELQHDTSPLLIGRGHDTHLQLQLPHLSRRHLSLEPYLEPGSTLLAFCLKNLSRKSCVWVNGLLLRFLEQVPLSVTNRISFSNIQMTIHIERGTSLEAFVCCFHMSPSPLIYRPKAEETDEWESIPQGQPLLGSEERTPVHLGLSTSPPRLGTAHCSQALEEEQKYSSRGSCQTLLSASPAAESKPC